The DNA window GAGGAGCGACGTCCTCTCGCAGCCCGAGCGCGGCCGAACACGAGCACCACGTCTGCGGGCCGCTCGCGGAGGAGGGCGTGCTCGATGCGCCTTCGGGCTCCGCTCGCGCCGCGAAAAGCGCCTCCAAGCCCTCGAAGAAGGCGAAGGTCGGAAGCACGCAGCGTTCACGCAGCGCGCAGAGCGCGAAAGCTCCCGCGTCCGCAGCGCCGACCGAGGCGACCCGCGAGCCGGAGACGAAGGAGGCACCTTCCAGCGAGAAAGCGGCTCCCAGGAAGGCCGAGACGCCGACGCTCGCCAGCGAGAAGGAGCCTGCCAAGAAGGCTGAAGCGCCGAAAGCGCCCGGCGAGAAGGAGCACGCCAAGAAGGCAGAGGCCTCGACCCCTTCGAGCGAGAAGGAGCACGCCAAGAAGGCTGAAGCGCCGAAGGCTCCCAGCGAGAAGGAGCACGCCAAGAAGGCTGAAGCCTCGGCACCTTCCAGCGAGAAGCTGGCTGCCAAGAAGGCTGAGGCCACGACCCCTTCGAGCGAGAAGCAGGTCGCCAAGAAGGCCGAAACCTCGACCCCTTCGAGCGAGAAGCAGGCCGCCAAGAAGGCCGAAGCGGCGTCGCCTTCGCCCTCTCCGGAAGCCGAGAAGGGAAGCGCGACACCGAAGGCACCTGCGGCGCAATCCACCGCGTCCGCCGCGCCGAAGGCCGACGACCCGACGCCTGCTCCCCAGGACGCGCCCGTCACGAATGAGGCCGCTGCGCCGGAGAAAGCCACGATGGTGGCGAACAAGGTGCCAGCCCAGCCGGCCCCCGCGGCGCGGCCTCGACCGAAGTGGGCACCGCCTGGGACGCGGCATCCCGCCGGGCTGGCCATCGACGTCGGCGCGTTGAGGAAGCGCGACGGCACCTGGCTGCGCGTGGCGAATCACTTCCACGGCCGGCGTGGCGAGCGCACCTGCGGCGCAACGGCGCGCGTCCCCGAGCGCTCCGAGGCGCAGGAGCTGCGCGCGATCGCATGCGAGGCCATGGACCTCGGCATCTTCACCTACACGCTCACGCCCAATTACGACGTCGCGCATGAGGACCATTTCCACATGGAAATCAAACCCGGCGTCCGCTGGTTCCTGGTGCACTGATTCCCGCGGCAGGGGCACGCGCCCCCGCCGCTGACAGCCTGCACAGGCGGGAATGCCACCGGCGCCAGCGCAGCGAACAAAGAGCGAACACCACCGCAACTGACGACAGACCCTCGCCGATTCCATGGACAGAAGCGCGCCGAACGGCCGGCGCTTCGTCAGGAAGGAATGGAATCATGGCGCAGAAGAAGGAAGGGCGACCCCTCCAGGGCACGCGCTACGTGCTGGTGCGGAAGATCGGCGAAGGCACCACGTCAGAGGTCCACGAGGCCATCGGTCCCGACGGTGAGATGTGCGCGCTGAAGATTCTCCGGCGCCTCCACGCCGACTCGCCCCAGGCGACCGCCCGTCATCTCCAGGAGACCCACGCGCTGGCCGCGCTGGCGCATCCTCACGTGGTCCCGATCGACGATGCAGGCGTGACGGCGGATGGGCGCCCCTTCCTGGCCATGCCGCTGCTCGCGGGAGAGACGCTGCGCGCGCGCCTCGACGGCCGCGGCCCCCTCCCGCCGAGCACCGCCGTGCGCGTCGTCCGCGAGCTCCTGTCGGCGCTGGGCGCCGTGCATCGGCTGGGCATCGTCCACCGCGACGTCAAACCAGCGAACGTGTTCCTCGCCAGAAACGGTGGTCGCCGCGTCACGCCGGGTCGACCTCGCCGCGAGCGCTGGGCTTCGGTCGGCAGCGCAGACGTGGGGAGCGCCATCCTGCTCGACTTTGGCATCGCCAAGCTGCGCTGGGGGGCGGTGGCGGCGACGACCGGCGCGCACGTCCTCGGCACGCCGCGCTACCTGGCCCCCGAGCAGATCCTCGGCGGCGCCGTGGACGCGAGGACGGACATCTACGCGGTGGGGACGCTGCTCTTCGAGGCCATCGCGGGACGCGGGCCCTTCACGGAGCCCGACACCATCGCGCTGATGCGGGCCCACCTCCGGCAGGCGCCGGCGTCGCTCCGCGCGGTCGCCGGGGTGCCAGCGGCGCTCGATCAGGTCGTCGCCCGGGCGCTCGCCAAGGCGCCCGCGCGGCGATGGGAGAGCGCGGACGCCATGATCGCTGCGCTCGATGTGGCACGTGAGGGGCTGGCCATCACCCGACGACCGACGTCCCTCGTGACCCTGGGAGGGGCGCCGTGAGCGCCGCCGCATGCCGGATGTCTCCCACGGGAACTCTCCGGCCGGGCCAGCGCCTCCCGGGAACCCGACTGGTGGTGGTGAAGCCCCTCGGCCAGGGGGGAATGGGCGAGGTCTACGAGGTGGAGCACGTGCGCCTGGGCCGCCGCTTCGCGGTCAAGGTGCTGCACCAGGAACTCAGGGATCGCGAGGACCTCGCCGCGCGCATCGCCGACGAAGCGCGCCTCCTCGGGCGCATCCGGCACCCTGGCGTGGTGCAGGCCTTCGATGTGGGGACGACGAGCGACGGTCGGCCCTACTTCGTGATGGAGCTGATCGCGGGCCAGAACTTGCGGGCGCTTCTCGGGAGCCGGGGTGCGCTGGCGCCCGCAGAGGCGCTCGGGTTGCTGGAGCAGGCGCTCGGCGCGCTCGGCGCGGTGCACGGGCAGGGGTTCGTGCACCGCGACGTGAAGCTCGAGAACCTGATCGTCGATGCGCGGGGCAGGCTCACGCTGATCGATTTCGGCGTCGCGCGGCGGGCAGCGGGCGGCGGGCCCTCGCACACGCTCGCAGGCGCCATCGTGGGCACGCCGCGCACGATGGCGCCCGAGCAATGCTCGCCTGGCGCCGTCGATGCCCGCGCCGATCTCTACGCCGCGGGGCTCGCTCTCTACGAACTCGTGACCGGCAGGGGTCCGTTCGACGATCTTCGAGGAAACTCGCAGGCGCTTCGCTTCGCGCACTGCGACCGACCCGTGCCGTCCCCTTCCTGCTTCACGAGGGCGGGACTGCCGGACACGGTGGAGGCGATCATCCTGCGCGCCCTGGAGAAAGAGCCTGGGCGGCGTTTCCAGACGGTGGAAGAGATGGCCGCCGCCGTCGCGGTGGCCCAGGCGGCCCTCGAGTTCAGCCCAGGCTCACGCCGGCGGCTGGGCGAGGTGGGCGCGGGGGTCCTGGGTGCCGCCGCGCTGCACACGGGTGGCCTGGGTGCATCCGAAGGAAGCGCGGACGACGTGGATGCCGCCGAGGTGTACGAGACGGCCCAGGCAACGGCCCAGACAGAGGACACCGACGCG is part of the Chondromyces crocatus genome and encodes:
- a CDS encoding serine/threonine-protein kinase, with amino-acid sequence MSAAACRMSPTGTLRPGQRLPGTRLVVVKPLGQGGMGEVYEVEHVRLGRRFAVKVLHQELRDREDLAARIADEARLLGRIRHPGVVQAFDVGTTSDGRPYFVMELIAGQNLRALLGSRGALAPAEALGLLEQALGALGAVHGQGFVHRDVKLENLIVDARGRLTLIDFGVARRAAGGGPSHTLAGAIVGTPRTMAPEQCSPGAVDARADLYAAGLALYELVTGRGPFDDLRGNSQALRFAHCDRPVPSPSCFTRAGLPDTVEAIILRALEKEPGRRFQTVEEMAAAVAVAQAALEFSPGSRRRLGEVGAGVLGAAALHTGGLGASEGSADDVDAAEVYETAQATAQTEDTDATLPDLPAHPSGRALSRTHAPDPASRVARRLAPSAMSGRRLMTPERRRRGRSSPARALPRRHRAARPIAQKSPWLASPSPALTLGVCAIFLASMALALTLSAPREVDRQRETDGCKVAGRGPFFSPIPRGDPEES
- a CDS encoding serine/threonine-protein kinase — protein: MAQKKEGRPLQGTRYVLVRKIGEGTTSEVHEAIGPDGEMCALKILRRLHADSPQATARHLQETHALAALAHPHVVPIDDAGVTADGRPFLAMPLLAGETLRARLDGRGPLPPSTAVRVVRELLSALGAVHRLGIVHRDVKPANVFLARNGGRRVTPGRPRRERWASVGSADVGSAILLDFGIAKLRWGAVAATTGAHVLGTPRYLAPEQILGGAVDARTDIYAVGTLLFEAIAGRGPFTEPDTIALMRAHLRQAPASLRAVAGVPAALDQVVARALAKAPARRWESADAMIAALDVAREGLAITRRPTSLVTLGGAP
- a CDS encoding extensin family protein — protein: MQFFRLRPSAAALTATLALATSMLRPTPASAASPFLVVPDPAVVEASPAYRYANMSNEEAFAELDRRQIGYQLVEHAPGVRAPIRLTDRLHGVYIHSSLPAEQRATTMFEILDARLALALDDFAEVLERHDIDEVVHYTMYRPNVAPPGQASHASVKASSPAPLATQAAPSGAGSTAGASTPNQGNVVVAGAAKAGAPSAPKSGASAPLKANPAAKGPAGSAPSGSVLPTKPRGSRKAAPGAVKRPATPGKKSEVPSNTSPSGGATSSRSPSAAEHEHHVCGPLAEEGVLDAPSGSARAAKSASKPSKKAKVGSTQRSRSAQSAKAPASAAPTEATREPETKEAPSSEKAAPRKAETPTLASEKEPAKKAEAPKAPGEKEHAKKAEASTPSSEKEHAKKAEAPKAPSEKEHAKKAEASAPSSEKLAAKKAEATTPSSEKQVAKKAETSTPSSEKQAAKKAEAASPSPSPEAEKGSATPKAPAAQSTASAAPKADDPTPAPQDAPVTNEAAAPEKATMVANKVPAQPAPAARPRPKWAPPGTRHPAGLAIDVGALRKRDGTWLRVANHFHGRRGERTCGATARVPERSEAQELRAIACEAMDLGIFTYTLTPNYDVAHEDHFHMEIKPGVRWFLVH